One Aster yellows witches'-broom phytoplasma AYWB DNA segment encodes these proteins:
- a CDS encoding ABC transporter substrate-binding protein produces the protein MKKTIKTVAKILLLIFTTTFVILIILNLRTKNKLLPQHQEEQTLTLFNWGEYLEPSIIEKFEKETHIKVKQVLFSSNELAVTKIKSKNQYDLAILSEYAIDQLKQSEMLETIENDKLMKDNKHYYKLNEKLAKKLPSEFNFKDYAVPYFWGKVVILYNKNKMNESEINELKDKGFKYLKETNLKVALCNNARDGLMVGLKATEGKIANPSKNELDKAKKWLLELKEQKPNLAFINDQLMDRMKNKNNEYYDIVIAYSGDANFLKEQNNNLDYFSTTEGTNVWVDALVMPKVSKKELAYKFINFLRQKENYKNNLAFTKYNSPYEELENFQGSPKIQIQNNDEVYKYDQTTQKTINAYWNDIIAFPSQKDYWLFILSFLIFLAIFIIYLHHKLKNKLRLEQLPKK, from the coding sequence ATGAAAAAGACAATTAAAACTGTAGCAAAAATATTACTTTTAATTTTCACAACAACTTTTGTTATTCTTATTATTCTTAATCTTAGAACCAAAAATAAATTACTTCCCCAACACCAAGAAGAACAAACATTAACATTATTTAATTGGGGAGAATACTTAGAACCTAGCATTATTGAAAAGTTTGAAAAAGAAACTCACATCAAAGTTAAACAAGTTCTTTTTTCTTCTAACGAACTTGCAGTTACCAAAATTAAAAGTAAAAATCAATATGATCTAGCTATTTTAAGTGAATATGCAATTGATCAATTAAAACAAAGTGAAATGTTAGAAACAATAGAGAATGACAAATTAATGAAAGATAACAAACATTATTATAAATTAAACGAAAAGCTTGCAAAAAAACTCCCTTCTGAATTTAATTTTAAGGATTATGCCGTTCCTTATTTTTGGGGTAAAGTGGTTATTCTTTATAATAAAAACAAAATGAATGAATCAGAAATTAATGAACTCAAAGATAAAGGGTTTAAATATTTAAAAGAAACCAATTTAAAAGTAGCTTTATGCAATAACGCTCGCGACGGTTTAATGGTAGGTCTAAAAGCTACTGAAGGAAAAATTGCAAACCCTTCCAAAAATGAATTAGATAAAGCCAAAAAATGGCTCTTGGAACTCAAAGAACAAAAACCTAACTTAGCTTTTATCAACGATCAATTAATGGACCGCATGAAAAATAAAAATAACGAATATTATGATATAGTTATTGCTTATTCAGGGGATGCTAATTTTTTAAAAGAACAAAATAATAATCTGGATTATTTTTCTACTACAGAAGGAACAAATGTTTGGGTTGATGCTTTGGTAATGCCTAAAGTAAGTAAAAAAGAACTAGCTTATAAGTTCATCAATTTTTTAAGACAAAAAGAAAATTACAAAAACAATTTAGCTTTTACTAAATATAATTCTCCTTATGAAGAATTAGAAAATTTTCAGGGAAGTCCCAAAATACAAATCCAAAATAACGATGAAGTTTATAAATACGACCAAACCACCCAAAAAACCATCAATGCTTATTGGAATGACATTATTGCTTTTCCCAGTCAAAAAGATTATTGGCTATTTATCTTAAGTTTTTTAATTTTTTTAGCTATTTTTATCATATATTTACATCACAAATTGAAAAATAAATTACGATTAGAACAACTACCAAAAAAATAA
- a CDS encoding ABC transporter permease, translating to MSIKLSGTKSPKTDSTKIQTNPKKNITNILYIILVLSFIYIPILSLIIFSFNKSEGRIASLVNWQGFSFKWYSKLWTDQTVKTAIKITLYIACLTTLISTFLGTFSAISLAQNLNKKWRNIVLDVSNFSIVIPEIITALALFVIFGFMGLESGFWKMLLAHISFCTPFVVITVYPKVINLDPHSLEAAYDLGATPLKALTKVILPQLKGAMLLGAMLSFSLSFDDFMISYFVGGSECQNISAYIYSLKGTINPTVNALSTILIIIASSKIILNSIKYNNQKKPKEKPKNRSRGKQQ from the coding sequence ATGTCAATTAAATTATCCGGGACTAAATCCCCAAAAACTGATTCTACCAAAATCCAAACAAATCCCAAAAAAAACATTACTAACATTTTATATATCATTTTAGTTTTAAGCTTTATTTATATTCCTATTTTATCTTTAATTATTTTTTCTTTTAACAAAAGCGAAGGCAGAATTGCATCTTTAGTTAATTGGCAAGGTTTTAGCTTTAAATGGTATTCTAAACTGTGGACTGACCAAACAGTTAAAACTGCTATCAAAATAACTTTATACATTGCTTGCCTAACCACTTTAATTTCTACTTTTTTAGGTACTTTTTCGGCTATTAGCCTTGCTCAAAATCTTAACAAAAAATGGCGCAACATCGTTCTTGATGTAAGTAATTTTTCTATTGTTATTCCTGAAATTATTACTGCTTTAGCATTATTTGTTATCTTTGGTTTTATGGGTTTGGAATCTGGTTTTTGGAAAATGCTTTTAGCTCACATATCTTTTTGCACTCCTTTTGTAGTTATTACTGTATATCCTAAAGTAATAAATCTTGACCCTCATTCTTTAGAAGCAGCCTATGATTTAGGAGCAACCCCACTCAAAGCTTTAACCAAAGTAATACTGCCACAACTTAAAGGAGCTATGCTTTTAGGAGCTATGCTTTCCTTTAGCCTTTCTTTTGATGACTTTATGATTTCTTATTTTGTAGGTGGTTCTGAATGTCAAAATATTTCTGCTTATATCTACAGCCTCAAAGGAACTATTAACCCAACTGTAAATGCTTTATCTACTATTTTAATTATTATTGCTAGTTCTAAAATTATCCTGAATTCCATTAAATACAACAACCAAAAAAAACCAAAGGAAAAACCCAAAAATAGAAGTAGAGGCAAACAACAATGA
- a CDS encoding ABC transporter permease, with the protein MVMKKTYTCKDNQKLYKLLISPYYIILLVLIILPMGFILFDSFQDTNQQTAFFATRFTLQHHQDFLFNQSFLYVLARSIAISIIVTFCVFIIVYPLAYMISRLKMKWQSFLVVLINGTMWINMIIKTQALVQIFNLLQKTFNMNLLETDFAMIVGLIYLFLPFMFLPIYTAIIKINPQLIQASKDLGANEWQVLQKIIWPLSLSGVLAGICLVFLQTATNIVAPRYLGATTQITIAELIENKALLSGEIKQACAIAIHLSLTMFLIFQIFKKLSLRERKDVN; encoded by the coding sequence TTGGTAATGAAAAAAACCTATACTTGCAAGGACAATCAAAAGCTATACAAACTATTAATTTCACCTTATTATATTATTTTGTTGGTATTAATTATTTTACCTATGGGCTTTATTTTATTTGATTCTTTTCAGGATACTAACCAACAAACAGCATTTTTTGCAACCCGTTTTACTTTGCAACACCATCAAGATTTTTTATTCAATCAATCATTTTTATACGTCCTTGCTAGATCAATTGCAATTTCTATTATTGTTACTTTTTGTGTCTTTATCATTGTCTATCCTCTAGCCTATATGATTTCTCGCCTCAAAATGAAATGGCAAAGCTTTCTTGTAGTTCTCATCAATGGCACTATGTGGATTAATATGATTATAAAAACCCAAGCATTAGTCCAAATATTTAACTTATTACAAAAAACTTTTAATATGAACCTTTTAGAAACTGATTTTGCTATGATTGTAGGACTTATTTATTTATTTTTACCGTTCATGTTTTTACCCATCTACACTGCAATTATCAAAATAAATCCCCAACTTATTCAAGCCTCCAAAGATCTAGGAGCAAATGAATGGCAAGTATTGCAAAAAATTATTTGGCCCTTATCACTTTCAGGAGTGCTTGCAGGCATTTGTCTTGTCTTTTTACAAACAGCAACTAATATTGTAGCTCCACGTTATCTAGGAGCAACTACCCAAATTACTATTGCTGAATTAATCGAAAACAAAGCTTTATTAAGTGGTGAAATAAAACAGGCTTGTGCAATCGCTATTCATCTTTCTTTAACAATGTTTTTGATTTTTCAAATTTTTAAAAAATTAAGTTTAAGAGAAAGAAAAGATGTCAATTAA